One window of Bos mutus isolate GX-2022 chromosome 29, NWIPB_WYAK_1.1, whole genome shotgun sequence genomic DNA carries:
- the LOC102279952 gene encoding putative olfactory receptor 8G3, with the protein MDPGNHSSVTEFILAGLTEKPELQIPLLVFFLGIYSVTVVGNLGMITLIGLSSHLHTPMYYFLTNLSFIDFCHSTVVTPKMLVNFMTEKSVISYPECMTQLYFFIVFIIAECHMLAVMAYDRYVAICNPLLYNVIMSYYRCFQLTVTVYILCIIESAIHTGFMLRLYFFKANVINHYFCDLFPLLELSCSSISMNELLALVFSAFNVLIPVLTILASYIFILSSILQIHSTEGRSKAFSTCSSHISAVVVFYGSVAFMYLQPSSVSSMEQGKVSSVFYTCIVPMLNPLIYSLRNKDVKFALKKILDSGKCR; encoded by the coding sequence ATGGACCCTGGAAATCACTCCTCAGTGACTGAGTTTATCCTCGCTGGGCTCACAGAGAAACCAGAGCTCCAGATTCCCCTTCTGGTCTTCTTCCTAGGAATCTACTCAGTCACGGTGGTGGGGAACCTGGGCATGATCACACTGATAGGGCTCAGTTCTCacctgcacacccccatgtactattTCCTCACCAATTTGTCCTTTATTGATTTCTGTCATTCCACTGTCGTTACCCCTAAAATGCTGGTGAACTTTATGACAGAGAAAAGTGTCATCTCTTACCCTGAATGTATGACTCAGCtctatttctttattgtttttattattgcagAATGTCATATGTTGGCTGTAATGGCATATGACCGCTATGTTGCCATCTGTAACCCTTTGCTATACAATGTCATCATGTCTTATTATAGGTGCTTCCAGCTCACAGTGACAGTTTATATTTTGTGCATCATTGAATCTGCAATCCATACAGGCTTTATGTTGAGACTCTATTTCTTCAAGGCCAATGTGATTAACCATTATTTTTGTGATCTCTTCCCACTCTTGGAGCTATCCTGTTCTAGCATCTCCATGAATGAATTATTGGCTCTAGTCTTTAGTGCTTTTAATGTCCTGATTCCTGTTTTAACCATCCTTGCTTCCTACATCTTCATCCTCTCTAGCATCCTCCAAATCCACTCCACTGAAGGCAGGTCCAAAGCCTTCAGCACCTGCAGCTCCCATATCTCAGCTGTTGTTGTTTTCTATGGATCTGTAGCATTCATGTACCTGCAGCCATCATCAGTCAGCTCCATGGAACAAGGGAAAGTGTCCTCTGTGTTTTATACCTGCATTGTACCCATGCTAAACCCTCTGATCTACAGTCTGCGGAATAAGGATGTCAAATTTGCTCTGAAGAAAATTCTGGACAGTGGAAAATGTAGATGA
- the LOC102276295 gene encoding olfactory receptor 8G1, which produces MAKGNHSSVTEFILTGLTEQSQLQLPLFLLFLGIYVVTVVGNLGMITLIGLSSHLHTPMYYFLSSLSFIDLCHSTVITPKMLMNFVTEKNIISYPECITQLYFFLLFAISECHMLAAMAYDRYVAVCSPLLYNITMSHQACFSLICGVYVMGLVCAFSHTGCMLRVHFCKFNVINHYFCDLLPLLKLSCSSTYVNKLLVLCFGSLNIFAPILTILSSYIFIISSILHIRSTEGRSKAFSTCSSHISAVTIFYGSAAFMYLQPSSVSSMDQGKVSSVFYTIIVPMLNPLIYSLRNKDVNVAMKKMLDKRIFL; this is translated from the coding sequence ATGgcaaaaggaaatcactcctCAGTGACTGAGTTTATCCTCACTGGACTTACAGAACAGTCACAACTCCAgctgccccttttcctcctcttcctaggAATCTATGTGGTCACGGTGGTGGGGAATCTGGGCATGATCACACTGATTGGGCTCAGTTCTCacctgcacacccccatgtactattTCCTCAGCAGCTTGTCCTTCATTGACCTCTGTCATTCCACTGTCATTACCCCCAAAATGCTGATGAACTTTGTGACAGAGAAGAACATCATCTCTTACCCTGAATGCATAACTCAGCTTTACTTCTTCCTCCTTTTTGCTATCTCTGAGTGTCACATGTTGGCTGCAATGGCATATGACCGCTATGTTGCCGTCTGTAGCCCCTTGCTGTATAATATTACCATGTCCCATCAGGCCTGTTTCTCCCTCATTTGTGGAGTGTATGTGATGGGACTGGTATGTGCATTCTCTCACACAGGCTGCATGCTTAGGGTTCATTTCTGCAAATTCAATGTGATCAACCATTATTTCTGTGATCTTCTGCCTCTCCTAAAGCTCTCCTGCTCTAGCACCTATGTCAACAAATTACTGGTCCTATGTTTTGGTTCACTTAACATCTTTGCCCCCATCCTGACCATCCTCAGCTCCTACATCTTCATCATTTCCAGCATCCTCCACATTCGTTCCACGGAGGGCAGGTCCAAAGCCTTCAGCACATGCAGCTCCCACATCTCAGCTGTCACTATTTTCTATGGATCTGCGGCATTCATGTACCTACAGCCATCATCTGTGAGCTCCATGGACCAAGGGAAAGTGTCCTCTGTGTTTTATACTATTATTGTGCCCATGCTTAATCCCCTGATCTACAGCCTCAGAAATAAAGATGTCAATGTTGCCATGAAGAAAATGCTTgacaaaagaatatttttgtgA